The following are encoded together in the Sinorhizobium terangae genome:
- the tnpB gene encoding IS66 family insertion sequence element accessory protein TnpB (TnpB, as the term is used for proteins encoded by IS66 family insertion elements, is considered an accessory protein, since TnpC, encoded by a neighboring gene, is a DDE family transposase.), whose protein sequence is MIPVPNSVKVWLATGYTDMRRGFPGLSLMVQETLKRDPMSGHLFVFRGRRGGLIKVIWHDGQGACLFTKKLERGRFIWPSAADGTVVITPAQLGYLLEGIDWRMPQKTWRPSSAG, encoded by the coding sequence ATGATCCCGGTCCCGAACAGTGTGAAGGTCTGGCTGGCAACCGGCTATACCGATATGCGGAGAGGCTTTCCTGGCCTGTCGCTGATGGTGCAGGAGACGCTGAAGCGCGATCCGATGAGCGGTCATCTTTTCGTCTTCCGCGGCCGACGCGGCGGGCTGATCAAGGTGATCTGGCACGACGGCCAGGGTGCCTGCCTGTTCACGAAGAAGCTCGAGCGCGGGCGGTTCATCTGGCCGTCAGCGGCCGATGGCACGGTGGTGATTACGCCCGCGCAGCTCGGATATCTGCTCGAAGGCATCGACTGGCGAATGCCGCAAAAAACCTGGCGTCCGAGCTCAGCGGGATGA
- the tnpA gene encoding IS66-like element accessory protein TnpA: MTKQLVEVITSVERRRRWSREEKERLVAATLEPNASVSEIARSAGIHVSQLFRWRKELCQISAPSIPQLVPVEVVETLPAPSIPTEPPPGDRRRKKASLVMIELGGGRRLRVESDIDTEALARILDVLERR; this comes from the coding sequence ATGACAAAGCAGCTTGTTGAGGTGATTACGTCGGTCGAGCGTCGTCGACGCTGGTCTCGTGAGGAGAAGGAGCGGCTGGTCGCAGCGACGCTCGAGCCGAACGCCAGTGTTTCGGAGATCGCGCGCTCGGCGGGGATCCATGTGAGCCAGCTTTTCCGCTGGCGTAAGGAACTCTGCCAGATCTCCGCGCCGTCCATCCCGCAACTGGTTCCCGTGGAGGTCGTCGAGACGCTGCCTGCGCCATCGATCCCGACCGAGCCGCCGCCGGGAGACCGGCGGCGCAAGAAGGCGAGCCTGGTGATGATCGAGCTTGGCGGCGGCCGTCGCCTGCGGGTCGAGAGTGACATTGACACCGAAGCCTTGGCCCGGATTCTTGATGTGCTGGAGCGGCGATGA
- a CDS encoding thermonuclease family protein, translating into MKYRISDIDTPEISEPRCREERALGETAKYRLLSLLNQGPFGLKAGLRDEDKYGRKLRAVYRDGRSLGGILVEEGLARTWTGQRMPWC; encoded by the coding sequence GTGAAGTATCGAATCTCCGACATCGACACGCCCGAGATTAGTGAACCGCGGTGCCGAGAGGAACGGGCACTCGGCGAGACTGCGAAATACCGACTGTTGTCGCTGCTGAACCAAGGTCCATTCGGACTAAAGGCGGGCCTTAGAGACGAAGACAAATACGGGCGGAAGCTTCGGGCCGTCTACCGCGACGGCCGATCGCTGGGCGGCATTCTCGTTGAGGAAGGATTGGCGCGCACATGGACCGGCCAGCGCATGCCTTGGTGCTGA
- a CDS encoding IS110 family transposase — MKEYAGIDVSLEYSSVCVVDADGRIVREAKILSEPAALIAWFGAHGVAMERIGLEAGPLWQWLHAGMVKAGLSVELIETRHVRAAFKTMPVKTDKKDVRGIAQLMRLGWFRPVHCKSLAAQEVRALLTARKLIQGKLHDIEMSIRGILRGFGLKVGPTTRRTYAGRIRELIAGHSTLEAIAASLLKVRDALVHEFAGLERQLRAIARQDNNAQRLMTTPGVGVLVALTFVAAVDAPERFRSSRAVGPHFGLTPKKYQSGETDHSGRISKIGDGSVRTALYEAANVILTRPVKGSDLKRWALAVAKRAGPRKARVALARKLAVVLHCLLRDRTNFIAHKGAPAVAA, encoded by the coding sequence ATGAAAGAGTATGCCGGCATAGACGTATCCCTGGAATACTCAAGTGTGTGCGTGGTGGATGCGGATGGCCGCATTGTGCGGGAAGCAAAGATCCTCAGCGAGCCCGCTGCGCTGATCGCCTGGTTCGGCGCGCACGGCGTTGCGATGGAGCGAATTGGTCTGGAGGCCGGGCCCTTGTGGCAGTGGCTCCATGCCGGGATGGTGAAAGCCGGTCTCTCGGTCGAGCTGATCGAGACGCGCCACGTGCGTGCAGCCTTCAAGACAATGCCGGTAAAGACCGACAAGAAGGACGTTCGGGGCATTGCGCAGCTGATGCGGCTTGGCTGGTTCAGGCCGGTCCACTGCAAATCTCTTGCGGCCCAGGAGGTGCGTGCGCTGCTGACCGCCCGCAAGCTCATTCAAGGCAAGCTTCACGACATCGAGATGAGCATCCGGGGCATCCTGCGCGGCTTCGGCCTCAAGGTCGGGCCGACGACGCGGCGCACTTACGCGGGGCGCATCCGCGAGCTGATTGCAGGCCATTCGACCTTGGAAGCGATCGCCGCTTCGCTGCTGAAGGTGCGCGACGCGCTTGTGCATGAGTTTGCAGGGCTTGAGCGCCAGCTGCGCGCCATCGCCCGCCAGGATAACAACGCACAGCGGTTGATGACGACGCCAGGCGTTGGTGTCCTGGTGGCGCTGACGTTTGTGGCGGCCGTCGATGCGCCGGAGCGCTTCCGCTCCTCCCGCGCGGTGGGGCCGCACTTCGGATTGACGCCGAAGAAATATCAATCGGGCGAGACCGATCATAGCGGTCGCATCTCGAAGATCGGCGATGGGAGCGTGCGCACCGCGCTCTACGAGGCGGCCAACGTCATCCTGACGCGACCGGTCAAAGGTTCCGATCTGAAGCGCTGGGCGTTGGCGGTCGCCAAACGGGCCGGTCCCAGAAAGGCGCGCGTGGCGCTGGCCCGCAAGCTCGCGGTGGTGTTGCATTGCCTGCTCAGGGACAGAACCAACTTCATTGCTCATAAGGGAGCGCCAGCCGTGGCGGCTTGA
- a CDS encoding SH3 domain-containing protein: protein MAAPYRDFWIIVGMTVGAVVVANITAKPNPPRMPDLSTRYQTNRTKPSLDVARAPSTGTEVLAPRATSTEAANSEKATVEQQVRSIDPDIRIAFDNAVQVALANATREQEDQPPDTTNTGSDVPQLETREIRSEPKVFEDPIPTANPGLPFPSDLGIGKTTTNLNMREGPGPKYILIDTLGTGAPLVIMGTEAGWLHVRVTASGREGWVNAKYVSTN from the coding sequence ATGGCTGCGCCCTATCGCGATTTCTGGATCATCGTCGGCATGACCGTTGGAGCGGTCGTTGTCGCCAACATCACCGCAAAGCCTAATCCGCCGCGGATGCCGGATCTTTCGACCCGTTATCAAACAAACAGGACCAAACCTTCCCTCGATGTGGCCCGGGCGCCAAGCACAGGAACGGAGGTCCTCGCCCCGCGAGCAACATCGACAGAAGCGGCGAACTCTGAAAAGGCAACGGTGGAGCAGCAAGTTCGAAGCATCGACCCGGACATCCGCATCGCTTTCGACAACGCCGTTCAAGTTGCGCTCGCCAACGCTACACGCGAACAGGAAGATCAGCCGCCAGACACGACGAATACCGGATCTGACGTGCCCCAACTGGAAACGCGGGAAATCCGTTCGGAGCCGAAAGTCTTCGAAGACCCAATCCCGACGGCAAATCCAGGCTTGCCTTTCCCGTCGGATCTCGGGATAGGGAAAACGACCACGAACTTGAATATGCGCGAAGGTCCGGGTCCAAAGTACATCTTGATCGACACTTTGGGCACCGGCGCTCCACTGGTGATCATGGGGACCGAGGCCGGCTGGTTGCATGTGAGAGTTACAGCATCAGGGCGTGAGGGTTGGGTAAACGCGAAATACGTTTCTACGAACTAG
- a CDS encoding helix-hairpin-helix domain-containing protein has protein sequence MSGMISSDGRRLTLGPLLGQGGEGAVHEIIEAPNLAAKIYNPGKAKERHAKIEALVSARLHATSEYVAFPIETLKSANGDFLGFSMKKVAGFKSVHDLYGPASRKTEFPTADSKFLLRTAINLASAVANIHANGCVIGDINHSGILVSNKALVTLIDSDSFQYRSSSTLYRCLVGVAEYTPPELQGASFDKVDRTPNHDNFGLAVLLFQLLFLGRHPFAGRYLGKGDMDIKTAIRDGRFAYSERRAETQMEPPPYAPALADYGAEVGRAFEAAFRLSGRQLSARPTAADWAARLKTVEGNLATCATDKSHSYFRSLPSCPWCKLERSMGRSLFPVQYSPSAPVMDIGQLLAAIRAIPTPTVPPDPETIIGPLPTLTISAAGQAARSEKSVTVFAGVIAVAIGIYLMVAVQGFWGLALAVGAGIMTLRAKDLGLRFQGEHKSAQANWEEQRKVWLDQAGPEKFERRKSHYLSLANAHAALPTKEREKLAALEQKKRQLQLAKHMESHRIDRANIPNIGQGRKATLASYGFENAWDIQHRSVTSVPGFGPSLAGDLQAWARSIERKFVFNASVPTDPRAIQEVKGEIAKQRAEIERELANGPLELRRLSDEALALHKTPPQRLVDAYTRLKQVELDMMA, from the coding sequence ATGAGTGGTATGATCTCATCGGATGGTCGAAGGCTCACGCTAGGCCCCTTGTTAGGACAAGGTGGAGAGGGTGCTGTTCATGAGATTATCGAGGCACCCAACCTCGCCGCAAAGATTTACAATCCGGGGAAGGCAAAAGAGCGTCACGCCAAGATCGAGGCATTGGTATCTGCGCGGCTTCACGCCACGTCGGAATACGTCGCTTTCCCCATAGAGACCTTGAAATCGGCGAACGGTGACTTCCTCGGATTCTCCATGAAGAAGGTGGCCGGCTTCAAGAGCGTGCACGACCTGTACGGCCCAGCGAGCAGAAAGACGGAATTCCCAACGGCGGATTCCAAATTCTTGCTGAGGACAGCCATCAATCTGGCAAGCGCAGTCGCGAACATTCACGCGAACGGGTGCGTGATCGGCGATATCAACCACTCCGGCATCCTCGTATCAAACAAGGCGCTCGTCACGCTGATCGACAGCGATTCTTTCCAGTACCGTTCATCCTCGACCTTGTATCGCTGCCTCGTGGGGGTGGCGGAATACACTCCCCCGGAGCTACAGGGAGCCTCCTTCGACAAGGTTGACCGAACGCCAAATCACGACAACTTCGGCTTGGCTGTCCTGTTGTTTCAGCTCTTGTTCCTGGGGCGCCATCCGTTCGCCGGGCGTTACCTCGGCAAGGGCGACATGGATATCAAGACCGCGATCCGTGACGGGCGCTTTGCCTATAGCGAGCGCCGCGCTGAGACACAGATGGAACCGCCGCCATACGCCCCTGCTCTTGCCGACTATGGCGCAGAAGTCGGCCGCGCATTTGAGGCGGCATTCCGTTTGTCTGGGCGTCAGTTATCAGCCCGCCCTACTGCAGCCGATTGGGCAGCCAGACTGAAGACAGTGGAAGGCAACCTTGCCACTTGTGCGACGGACAAATCGCACTCCTACTTTCGATCGCTCCCTTCATGCCCGTGGTGCAAGCTGGAGCGATCGATGGGACGATCGCTATTCCCTGTGCAGTATTCCCCATCAGCACCCGTTATGGATATTGGGCAATTACTGGCAGCGATCCGAGCGATCCCAACTCCCACCGTGCCGCCAGACCCGGAAACAATTATCGGACCTCTCCCTACCCTGACGATCTCCGCTGCTGGGCAGGCTGCGCGCTCCGAAAAGAGTGTAACCGTGTTCGCGGGTGTCATAGCGGTGGCGATTGGGATCTACCTAATGGTTGCCGTTCAAGGCTTTTGGGGTCTGGCCCTTGCGGTCGGCGCGGGGATCATGACGCTGCGGGCAAAGGATCTTGGGTTGAGGTTCCAGGGCGAACACAAGAGCGCCCAAGCCAACTGGGAAGAGCAGCGAAAGGTCTGGTTGGATCAAGCCGGGCCTGAGAAATTCGAGCGTAGGAAGAGCCACTATCTCTCGCTCGCCAACGCACATGCCGCGTTGCCAACCAAAGAACGCGAAAAGTTGGCAGCACTTGAGCAGAAGAAACGCCAATTGCAGCTCGCCAAACACATGGAGTCGCATCGCATCGACAGGGCCAATATTCCGAACATTGGCCAGGGTCGGAAGGCGACGCTTGCGTCATATGGCTTTGAGAATGCGTGGGATATTCAACATCGTTCGGTGACAAGTGTTCCAGGATTTGGCCCGTCTCTCGCTGGTGACCTGCAGGCTTGGGCGCGCTCGATCGAGAGGAAATTCGTTTTTAATGCTTCTGTCCCGACCGATCCGCGGGCGATCCAGGAGGTCAAAGGGGAAATCGCCAAACAACGAGCTGAGATCGAGCGCGAACTTGCCAATGGCCCTTTGGAACTGCGCCGTTTATCCGATGAGGCTTTAGCGCTGCACAAGACGCCGCCTCAGCGACTTGTCGACGCCTACACCCGGTTGAAGCAGGTTGAATTGGACATGATGGCTTAG
- a CDS encoding PP2C family serine/threonine-protein phosphatase, which translates to MNGNWRWAGARSIGTSHLKNGTACQDYACAKQFLTDDGPVMAAVVSDGAGSASRAEIGSRMVCFSFLRACREFLIRESLQSLSEEIVWDWIDSIREGIGVRAQFADLRPRDFAATLIAVLAGPENSIVIHVGDGAAVLKRSGSDVWEVPSWPYQGEYASTTSFITDDPQPRLSVVSIDDTVDEFALFSDGIERLVLDHAAKLPHAPFFNRMLAPLKASSEFGDDKQLSMALQSYLDSPSVCDRTDDDKSLILGVRL; encoded by the coding sequence ATGAATGGCAACTGGCGGTGGGCGGGAGCTCGATCGATCGGGACCTCTCATCTGAAAAACGGCACGGCATGCCAGGACTACGCGTGCGCCAAACAATTCCTCACCGACGATGGCCCGGTCATGGCCGCGGTGGTGTCCGATGGCGCGGGGAGTGCTTCTCGAGCCGAGATCGGATCAAGAATGGTCTGCTTCTCGTTTCTTCGTGCATGCCGGGAATTCTTAATCCGAGAATCCCTTCAGTCGCTTAGCGAGGAGATAGTCTGGGATTGGATTGACAGCATCCGCGAAGGGATAGGTGTCAGGGCGCAGTTCGCGGATCTTCGCCCGCGAGACTTTGCCGCCACCTTGATCGCTGTTCTGGCTGGTCCCGAGAATTCCATTGTTATCCACGTTGGCGACGGCGCGGCAGTGCTAAAACGCTCAGGCTCGGATGTTTGGGAAGTTCCGTCTTGGCCTTATCAGGGCGAGTACGCGTCCACGACTTCGTTTATAACAGACGATCCTCAACCCCGTCTAAGCGTTGTCTCCATCGACGACACTGTCGACGAGTTCGCGCTGTTTTCGGACGGGATCGAGCGCCTTGTTCTCGACCATGCTGCGAAGCTACCTCACGCACCCTTCTTCAATCGCATGCTCGCTCCTTTGAAGGCCTCCAGCGAATTTGGAGACGATAAGCAGTTGTCAATGGCGCTACAATCCTATCTCGACAGTCCAAGCGTTTGTGATCGGACCGATGACGACAAGTCGCTGATATTAGGCGTCCGACTATGA
- a CDS encoding vWA domain-containing protein — translation MSNPFDQQPFEGAEFVDNPEPRCPCLLVLDVSGSMRGAPIKELNEGLVQFKDELYADSLAAKRVEVGLVTFGPVTVVNDLQGVQSWLVPSLESQGDTPMGRAIEEGLQMLRDRKNSYRQNGISYYRPWVFLITDGAPTDAWQSAANAVKTGEAEKAFSFFAVGVQGANMEILSQISARQPLALKELRFRDLFSWLSSSLSSVSQSNPGDAVPLSNPTTPQGWASIA, via the coding sequence ATGAGCAATCCATTTGATCAGCAACCATTCGAGGGCGCTGAATTCGTCGACAACCCCGAGCCCCGCTGCCCGTGTCTCCTTGTTCTGGATGTTTCCGGTTCGATGCGCGGAGCGCCAATCAAGGAACTCAACGAGGGCCTCGTTCAATTCAAGGACGAACTCTACGCGGACTCACTGGCGGCTAAGCGGGTGGAAGTCGGTCTGGTTACATTCGGGCCGGTCACCGTCGTCAACGATCTCCAGGGCGTCCAGAGCTGGCTGGTTCCCAGCTTAGAGTCGCAAGGTGATACCCCGATGGGACGTGCGATCGAGGAAGGCCTTCAGATGCTACGCGATCGAAAGAATTCCTACAGGCAGAACGGGATCTCCTATTACCGCCCTTGGGTCTTCCTGATCACCGATGGCGCGCCCACCGACGCATGGCAATCCGCGGCAAATGCGGTCAAGACCGGCGAGGCCGAAAAGGCATTCTCGTTCTTCGCCGTCGGGGTCCAAGGCGCAAACATGGAAATCCTGTCTCAGATCTCGGCACGTCAGCCACTTGCTCTCAAGGAGCTGCGCTTCCGCGACCTCTTCTCCTGGCTCTCGAGCTCGCTGAGTTCAGTTTCTCAATCGAACCCTGGCGATGCGGTTCCGCTCTCCAACCCCACCACTCCCCAAGGATGGGCCTCGATCGCATGA
- the hxsA gene encoding His-Xaa-Ser repeat protein HxsA, whose translation MKTRLFLIPSFVAAGFLPSKSDAMPVGEVVAKKSPLPSVLERLRLKHVFTLAGHRSHSSHRSHSSHSSHRSSSGGGYSFGGYSAPTYSRVSPIYTPPPAPSYPSVPVTPVAPSAATPSIAAPLAPAPLKPLPGNTDKFRRIVMQVQTALTAYGYYSGLIDGQVGPACKTALTAMQSDYNLKVTGTITPEVLDAFGIVAN comes from the coding sequence ATGAAGACTCGACTATTTCTGATTCCGTCATTCGTGGCGGCGGGATTCCTGCCGTCCAAATCCGACGCAATGCCTGTCGGTGAAGTCGTAGCTAAGAAGAGCCCGCTTCCGTCGGTGCTAGAGCGGCTGCGCCTCAAGCACGTGTTCACATTAGCCGGACACCGCTCGCACAGTTCCCACCGGTCCCACAGCTCACATTCCAGTCATCGATCCAGCAGTGGCGGCGGCTACAGCTTTGGCGGGTACAGTGCCCCGACGTATTCCCGCGTGTCCCCTATCTACACGCCTCCGCCTGCTCCGTCCTACCCTTCCGTTCCCGTCACGCCCGTCGCTCCCTCCGCAGCAACACCCTCGATCGCTGCCCCTCTGGCCCCGGCTCCGCTGAAACCGTTGCCTGGTAACACCGACAAGTTCAGACGCATCGTAATGCAGGTTCAGACAGCGCTTACTGCCTACGGGTACTACTCCGGGCTCATCGATGGCCAAGTCGGCCCAGCCTGCAAGACTGCCCTTACGGCCATGCAATCCGACTACAATCTGAAAGTCACTGGTACCATCACCCCCGAGGTCCTTGACGCTTTCGGCATCGTCGCGAACTGA
- the hxsC gene encoding His-Xaa-Ser system radical SAM maturase HxsC: MISLRLRVDPLPIDQPIVIRLRESYTADQTQHDAILVDHDGERREYDFQGFSFVVRASPDEDLDGDVLLVVPGQASAHRLIRATSTHNTLLVTEQCDQLCVMCSQPPKKYHADLFEQFAVAASLAPEDAMIGISGGEPLLHKDRLFPMLEAVAAERPDIGFHILTNGQHFEPSDAVRLVGLGSDRILWGVPLYSTNSRTHDLIVGKVGAFNRLERGLTTLMRAGASVELRTVVLQQNWRDLHTLADYITTRLGFISVWAIMQLERIGYGRMNWSSSFKDTSMEFEQIARSVDIMAARGMPVSLYNFPLCSVPATYRGYAPSTISDWKRKYLDFCADCSLHAACGGFFEWYSHDEGFAALGAL; this comes from the coding sequence ATGATTAGCCTTCGCCTTCGGGTCGACCCGCTACCAATCGACCAACCCATCGTCATTAGGCTGCGGGAATCGTATACCGCGGACCAAACCCAACACGACGCCATACTCGTGGACCATGACGGAGAGCGCAGAGAATATGACTTCCAAGGGTTCTCCTTCGTTGTGCGGGCATCGCCTGACGAGGATCTTGACGGCGACGTCCTGCTTGTCGTTCCCGGCCAAGCGAGCGCGCATCGTCTGATCCGTGCGACCTCAACGCACAACACACTTCTGGTGACAGAACAGTGTGACCAGCTATGTGTGATGTGCTCGCAACCGCCGAAGAAGTACCACGCCGATCTCTTTGAGCAATTCGCCGTGGCAGCGTCACTTGCTCCCGAGGACGCCATGATTGGGATCTCCGGCGGTGAGCCTTTGCTGCACAAAGACCGTCTGTTCCCGATGCTTGAGGCGGTTGCAGCGGAGCGCCCCGACATTGGCTTTCATATCCTCACCAACGGTCAGCATTTTGAGCCCTCCGATGCCGTGAGGCTCGTCGGCCTCGGCTCGGACAGAATTCTGTGGGGTGTCCCTCTCTACTCGACAAATTCTCGGACCCACGACTTAATCGTCGGCAAAGTCGGCGCATTCAATCGTCTGGAGCGCGGCCTTACGACATTGATGCGCGCCGGGGCTTCCGTCGAACTTAGAACCGTCGTTCTTCAACAGAACTGGCGCGACCTTCATACCCTTGCTGACTACATCACCACGCGCCTCGGATTTATTTCGGTTTGGGCGATCATGCAGCTCGAGCGCATCGGTTATGGGCGCATGAACTGGAGCTCGTCGTTCAAGGACACGTCAATGGAATTCGAGCAGATCGCTCGCTCGGTAGACATCATGGCGGCGCGTGGAATGCCAGTTTCCCTGTACAACTTTCCGCTTTGTTCAGTGCCCGCAACATATCGCGGCTACGCGCCTTCAACCATTTCTGACTGGAAACGCAAGTACCTGGATTTTTGCGCTGACTGCAGTCTCCATGCAGCTTGTGGTGGTTTTTTCGAATGGTATAGTCACGATGAGGGGTTCGCAGCGCTGGGGGCGTTATGA
- the hxsB gene encoding His-Xaa-Ser system radical SAM maturase HxsB has product MSVVPLKFRPTSDGLLLFADDAGGYFKSDHDFLRRYALGHLNPLDLRFLHANGHAFDEVTDLAYAGFEHRFASRLYSPTELDYVILVPTLRCNLACGYCQVSRVNENTTGFDWDERTIEAVLHFLDKLSAKKIKVEFQGGEPLLRLDAITRVRDFCRARFDASEFVICTNLQEVSAEAWALLEQPDVFTSTSLDGNPATHQVQRTITADKTAAFFENVATAVKRLGPGKISALPTINVSRPPEPQSVIDAFLAYDIRSIYLRPVNYQGFARKRFDARASASRWNHYYSSFIDALVEFNWSSDESIEEYYFVHCLRRVLRSGHNGHADLRNPNIVGHGYLVIDYDGRLYPTDEARMVTRVGQFDLSMGDVFTGLSREPIDTLNAEALNNFHPDCVHCPYQAFCGVDLIDDLSRYGRIDLPKHLTDFCQRHTYIFDKIFSMIYSADPKVQKTLAIWSGAPRFDASLAKVHQ; this is encoded by the coding sequence TTGTCAGTCGTACCACTTAAATTTCGTCCCACCAGTGATGGACTCCTGCTCTTTGCGGACGATGCTGGTGGGTATTTCAAGTCCGATCATGACTTTCTGCGTCGCTATGCGCTCGGACACCTGAACCCGTTGGATTTGCGTTTCCTTCACGCAAACGGACACGCTTTCGACGAAGTGACTGATCTCGCCTATGCCGGTTTCGAGCACAGGTTTGCCAGCCGGCTGTACTCCCCCACTGAGCTGGACTACGTAATCCTGGTGCCGACGTTGAGATGTAACCTGGCCTGCGGATATTGCCAGGTGTCCCGCGTCAACGAAAACACGACCGGATTTGATTGGGATGAAAGAACGATTGAGGCGGTCCTTCACTTTCTTGACAAGCTCTCTGCGAAGAAAATCAAAGTAGAATTCCAAGGTGGCGAGCCACTTCTTCGGCTTGATGCGATCACACGGGTTCGAGATTTTTGCCGGGCCAGGTTTGACGCGAGCGAATTCGTGATTTGCACAAACCTTCAGGAAGTAAGCGCAGAAGCATGGGCCCTGCTGGAGCAGCCAGATGTCTTCACAAGCACGTCCTTGGATGGCAATCCTGCCACTCATCAAGTGCAGCGCACGATCACCGCCGATAAGACTGCTGCGTTTTTCGAGAATGTTGCGACAGCCGTGAAGAGGTTGGGTCCCGGCAAGATCTCCGCTCTACCAACCATAAATGTCAGCAGACCACCCGAGCCGCAGTCAGTCATCGATGCCTTCCTCGCCTACGATATCCGGTCAATTTATCTCCGCCCTGTGAACTATCAAGGATTCGCGCGCAAGCGCTTCGATGCACGAGCAAGCGCATCCCGGTGGAACCATTATTACTCATCCTTCATCGATGCGCTTGTCGAGTTCAATTGGAGCTCAGATGAGTCGATCGAAGAGTATTATTTCGTCCACTGTCTCCGACGGGTGCTGCGCTCGGGTCACAATGGTCATGCGGATCTGCGCAACCCCAATATAGTCGGCCATGGCTATTTAGTAATCGATTACGACGGCCGGCTCTATCCAACGGACGAAGCACGGATGGTTACCAGAGTAGGTCAGTTCGATCTCTCAATGGGCGATGTTTTCACTGGCCTTTCGCGCGAACCCATCGACACCTTAAACGCAGAGGCCCTCAACAATTTTCACCCAGACTGCGTCCACTGCCCCTATCAGGCGTTTTGCGGTGTCGATCTCATCGATGATCTGTCGCGCTACGGCCGCATCGACTTGCCGAAACACCTCACAGATTTCTGTCAGCGCCATACGTACATCTTCGACAAGATTTTCAGCATGATATATTCCGCTGACCCGAAAGTTCAAAAAACGCTGGCAATATGGTCAGGGGCACCTCGCTTCGACGCATCGCTCGCGAAAGTCCATCAATGA
- a CDS encoding 3'-5' exonuclease produces the protein MTSQLDMFASPPEPGNDVVVKLRGPLKLRRRRPLDDESMARLLEESGSYRVLRKLVGRRIVDIPRAGFPRIGVIVDTETTGLDHSKDEIIEIGAVAFTFDDEGNIGDVTGVYGGLQQPTVPIPPEITRLTGITDQMVAGRMIDVGSLRALLDPADLVIAHNAGFDRPFCEAFSSMFSGKAWACSVKEVDWATRGFEGTKLGYLIGQSGYFHDGHRAVDDCFALLEVLAGADGVTEPSAFAELLQTSQRSRVRIFAEHSPFDMKDHLKARGYRWSDGSDGRPKSWWIDIDEEQLAAELAFLKSEIYRWQEADPPVKRLTAFDRYKA, from the coding sequence ATGACATCTCAGCTGGATATGTTTGCCTCGCCGCCTGAGCCAGGCAATGACGTCGTTGTGAAGCTGCGAGGACCCTTGAAGCTGCGGCGGCGGCGGCCACTCGATGACGAGAGCATGGCCCGGCTTCTGGAGGAGAGCGGCAGCTATCGCGTGCTGCGCAAGCTTGTCGGCCGCCGGATCGTCGATATACCGCGGGCGGGATTTCCTCGCATCGGAGTGATCGTCGACACCGAGACGACGGGCCTCGACCACAGCAAGGACGAGATCATCGAAATCGGCGCAGTTGCGTTCACCTTTGACGACGAGGGCAATATCGGCGACGTCACGGGCGTTTACGGCGGCCTGCAGCAGCCAACTGTCCCAATCCCCCCTGAAATCACCCGCCTGACAGGAATCACCGACCAGATGGTTGCCGGGCGGATGATCGATGTCGGTTCGCTTCGAGCGTTGCTCGATCCGGCCGACCTGGTGATCGCCCACAATGCCGGATTCGATCGTCCGTTCTGCGAGGCGTTCTCAAGCATGTTTTCCGGCAAGGCATGGGCCTGTTCGGTCAAGGAAGTCGATTGGGCGACGCGCGGTTTCGAGGGCACGAAGCTCGGCTATCTGATTGGTCAAAGTGGCTATTTCCACGATGGCCATCGCGCCGTCGACGACTGTTTTGCTCTGCTCGAGGTGCTCGCCGGCGCCGACGGAGTGACGGAGCCAAGCGCTTTTGCGGAACTTCTCCAGACAAGTCAGCGCTCGCGCGTGCGCATCTTCGCCGAGCATAGCCCCTTCGACATGAAAGATCATCTGAAGGCTCGGGGATACCGCTGGTCGGATGGCAGCGACGGCCGCCCGAAATCCTGGTGGATCGACATCGACGAGGAGCAGCTCGCCGCGGAGCTCGCTTTCCTGAAGTCAGAGATCTACCGGTGGCAAGAGGCCGACCCACCGGTCAAAAGGCTGACGGCGTTCGATCGGTACAAGGCTTGA